A portion of the Babylonia areolata isolate BAREFJ2019XMU chromosome 4, ASM4173473v1, whole genome shotgun sequence genome contains these proteins:
- the LOC143281698 gene encoding monocarboxylate transporter 7-like: MVYWGVRTLHVYNLGTLLSAVACFVFPLATSFPSIAACLGLHGFFLGAFPPLQSVILVEYLGLERLTSTFGIMCLVKAFASAAGAPLAGLLFTVTGTYMVPLVVCGAVLIVAAIFHQLMDCWP; encoded by the exons ATGGTGTACTGGGGGGTGAGGACGCTGCACGTGTACAACCTGGGCACACTGCTGTCCGCAGTGGCCTGCTTTGTCTTCCCCCTCgccacctccttcccctccatcGCTGCTTGTCTGGGACTGCACGGCTTCTttctgg GTGCCTTTCCCCCTCTGCAGTCAGTGATCCTTGTGGAGTACTTGGGTCTGGAACGGCTGACGTCCACCTTTGGCATCATGTGTCTGGTCAAGGCCTTTGCCTCAGCTGCAGGGGCTCCTCTGGCAG gtcTGCTGTTCACAGTGACGGGAACATACATGGTACCTCTGGTGGTATGTGGCGCTGTTCTCATCGTGGCCGCCATCTTTCATCAACTTATGGACTGCTGGCCTTGA